One window from the genome of Desulfobaccales bacterium encodes:
- the ftsW gene encoding putative lipid II flippase FtsW translates to MANEAQVAAPAHYDQTLQLSAFSLLALGMAMIFISSNVMAQAEYSDAYYFIKRQGMYAILGLAALFLGRSIDYHRYKPWVYRILFLSLVSLVLVFVPGIGGKVRGAARWLRLGPLTLQPSEFAKLAVVLFMAYSLSRKQEKMKYFAIGFLPHMLVAGLFIALILKEPDFGTSVTLLAIVFTMLFVGGTRVTHILLALSACIPLGAFMVLRDPKKFARILSFMDPWKHGQDVGYQLKQALLAIGSGGIWGLGPGQSRAKLFYLPDCHTDFILAIFSEEMGFLGFLLVLALFTIMICRGIRLSLKAPDSFGSYLALGLTLMIGLPALINMAVVSGILPTKGLSLPFLSYGGSGLLVNLLAVGILLNISRQIKFPSGPPPKPPVGAENKG, encoded by the coding sequence ATGGCGAATGAGGCTCAGGTAGCGGCGCCGGCCCACTACGATCAGACTCTCCAGCTCTCCGCGTTCTCCCTGTTGGCCCTGGGGATGGCCATGATCTTCATCTCCAGCAATGTCATGGCCCAAGCCGAGTACAGCGACGCCTACTACTTCATCAAGCGCCAGGGCATGTACGCCATCCTGGGTCTGGCGGCCCTCTTTTTGGGGCGCAGCATCGACTACCACCGCTACAAGCCCTGGGTCTACCGCATCCTCTTTCTCTCCCTGGTCTCCCTGGTCCTGGTCTTTGTGCCGGGCATCGGCGGCAAGGTCCGGGGCGCGGCCCGCTGGCTGCGTCTGGGGCCTCTGACTCTGCAGCCTTCGGAGTTCGCCAAATTGGCCGTGGTCCTGTTCATGGCCTATTCTCTGTCGCGCAAACAGGAGAAGATGAAGTATTTCGCCATCGGTTTTCTGCCTCACATGCTGGTGGCCGGCCTCTTCATCGCCCTGATTCTCAAGGAACCGGATTTTGGCACTTCCGTCACCCTGCTGGCCATAGTCTTTACCATGCTCTTTGTGGGAGGCACCCGGGTTACTCACATCCTCTTGGCCCTGAGTGCGTGCATTCCTTTGGGCGCTTTCATGGTGCTTCGGGACCCCAAAAAGTTCGCCCGCATCCTGTCGTTCATGGATCCCTGGAAGCACGGCCAGGACGTAGGCTATCAGCTCAAGCAGGCCCTGCTCGCCATTGGCTCCGGCGGAATATGGGGCCTGGGTCCGGGACAGAGCCGGGCCAAGCTCTTCTATCTGCCCGACTGCCATACTGACTTTATCCTGGCCATTTTCAGCGAAGAGATGGGCTTTTTGGGGTTTTTGCTGGTCCTCGCCTTATTTACCATCATGATTTGCCGGGGGATTCGCTTAAGCCTCAAAGCCCCGGACAGCTTCGGCTCTTACCTGGCCTTGGGGCTGACGCTCATGATCGGTCTGCCGGCCCTCATCAACATGGCCGTGGTGAGCGGCATCCTGCCCACCAAGGGGTTGTCCCTACCCTTCCTCAGTTACGGGGGGTCCGGGCTGCTCGTCAACTTGCTCGCCGTGGGCATCTTGCTGAATATCAGCCGTCAGATCAAGTTTCCTTCAGGGCCGCCACCCAAACCACCGGTAGGGGCGGAAAATAAAGGATAG
- the murG gene encoding undecaprenyldiphospho-muramoylpentapeptide beta-N-acetylglucosaminyltransferase: MDLRVVIAAGGTGGHLFPGIAVAQEFLERHQAAVTFLTTPKAVTTQILERYGFAWEAVSARPLKGEGLFSRVRTLLGIPKAVFAALSRLKRLKPHVVLGMGGHSSGPVGVAAWLLGIPLALHEQNAIPGATNRWLARLAQKIFVSFPAEKDFFPPERCLWTGNPIRPEFFEPGPPRPDAPFTVLITGGSQGARHLNLEVLAGLPRLSDLKARLVFLHLPGDADREAVAAGYREHGFAAEVLRFTPEVAALMHRSHLVVCRAGASTLAELTAVGRAAILVPYPFAANNHQEFNARFMAAAGAGEVLLNKDFTGEAFAGKIKQFLAEPETLQKMETASRQLAKPDAAKDIVRGCMELIQKSEEEM, translated from the coding sequence ATGGACCTGAGGGTGGTCATCGCCGCAGGCGGCACCGGCGGGCACCTGTTTCCCGGCATCGCTGTGGCTCAGGAGTTTTTGGAGCGCCACCAGGCTGCGGTCACCTTCCTTACCACTCCCAAGGCGGTCACCACCCAGATTTTGGAGCGCTACGGCTTTGCCTGGGAGGCCGTCTCAGCCCGGCCCTTAAAGGGGGAAGGGCTGTTCAGCCGGGTCCGCACCCTGCTGGGAATCCCGAAAGCGGTGTTTGCGGCCTTATCCCGGCTCAAGCGTCTCAAGCCCCATGTGGTCCTGGGTATGGGGGGGCATTCCTCCGGGCCTGTGGGCGTGGCGGCCTGGCTTTTGGGCATCCCCCTGGCGCTTCATGAGCAAAATGCCATCCCCGGGGCTACCAACCGTTGGTTGGCCCGTCTGGCCCAAAAAATCTTCGTGTCCTTTCCGGCCGAGAAGGACTTTTTTCCTCCGGAGCGCTGCCTCTGGACCGGCAATCCCATAAGGCCGGAGTTCTTTGAGCCCGGGCCGCCCCGACCCGACGCCCCCTTCACGGTGCTGATCACCGGGGGTAGCCAGGGCGCCCGCCACCTGAACCTGGAAGTCCTGGCCGGGCTCCCGAGGCTTTCGGACTTAAAAGCCCGCCTCGTCTTTCTCCATCTCCCCGGCGACGCCGACCGGGAAGCCGTAGCTGCGGGCTACCGGGAGCATGGCTTTGCTGCGGAGGTGTTGCGCTTCACCCCCGAAGTCGCGGCCTTAATGCACCGGTCCCATCTGGTGGTCTGCCGGGCCGGGGCCTCCACTCTGGCGGAACTCACGGCAGTGGGCCGGGCCGCCATCCTGGTGCCCTACCCCTTCGCGGCCAATAATCACCAGGAATTCAACGCCCGGTTTATGGCGGCGGCCGGGGCCGGAGAGGTTTTGTTAAATAAAGATTTTACCGGAGAGGCTTTCGCTGGTAAGATAAAACAGTTCCTGGCCGAGCCCGAGACCCTCCAGAAGATGGAAACGGCCAGCCGCCAACTAGCGAAGCCTGACGCGGCGAAAGATATCGTGCGGGGGTGTATGGAACTTATACAGAAATCGGAGGAAGAAATGTAG
- the murC gene encoding UDP-N-acetylmuramate--L-alanine ligase, which produces MPKLTSTLSYHFIGVGGIGMSGLAELLVRQGHRVSGSDLATNAITQRLEPLGVRVYQGHRAENLGDATVVVHSTAVKEDNPELAAARARGLNVLRRGEMLAALMQNHYQVAVTGAHGKTSTTAMTAAILRAGNLDPTVVVGALWDCLGSNAILGRGEYFVAEADESDSSFTYLSPQISIITNLDREHLDHYRDLAHIQETFAGYISRLPAGARVVAWADDPHLAPILAGCPHELITYSLTQDTADFYATDLSPQGLGYRFRLWHQGRPLGSLSLPLAGSHYVLNAMAACAVGHLLGLDFPAWQQGLRHLGQIHRRCQVKGEAQGILVVDDYGHHPTEIRSTLTGLAQAFPERRLVVAFQPHRYSRTQALLPEFFPVFQQAEMVFITEIYGAGEKRLNGISGRSVFEGICRTGHPGVHFIEDNAEKADYIFQHLSAGDMVLTLGAGDIWKTGEELLARLQNQAAGLKMGLT; this is translated from the coding sequence ATGCCAAAATTAACCTCCACCTTATCCTACCACTTCATCGGCGTCGGCGGCATCGGCATGAGCGGCCTGGCGGAGCTGTTGGTGCGCCAGGGGCATCGCGTGAGCGGCTCGGATTTGGCCACTAACGCCATCACCCAGCGTCTTGAGCCCCTGGGGGTGCGCGTTTATCAGGGCCACCGGGCCGAAAACCTGGGAGACGCGACCGTCGTGGTCCACTCCACCGCGGTGAAAGAGGACAACCCTGAGCTGGCCGCGGCCCGGGCTCGTGGGCTTAACGTGCTCCGGCGGGGGGAAATGTTAGCCGCGCTGATGCAAAATCATTATCAGGTGGCCGTCACCGGGGCCCACGGCAAGACCTCCACCACCGCCATGACCGCCGCGATCCTGCGGGCCGGGAACCTCGATCCCACCGTGGTGGTGGGAGCCTTGTGGGACTGTTTGGGCTCCAACGCCATCCTGGGCCGGGGCGAGTACTTCGTGGCCGAGGCCGACGAAAGCGACAGCTCCTTCACCTACTTATCCCCCCAGATCAGCATTATCACCAATCTGGACCGGGAACATCTGGATCACTACCGGGACCTGGCCCACATCCAGGAAACCTTTGCCGGTTATATCTCGCGTCTGCCGGCCGGCGCCCGGGTGGTGGCCTGGGCCGATGACCCGCACCTGGCCCCCATCCTCGCAGGCTGCCCCCACGAGCTCATTACCTATAGTCTGACGCAGGACACGGCCGATTTTTACGCCACCGATCTGTCGCCCCAGGGATTGGGCTACCGCTTCCGCCTCTGGCACCAGGGGCGGCCCCTGGGAAGCCTAAGCTTGCCCCTGGCAGGGTCCCATTACGTCCTCAACGCCATGGCCGCCTGCGCGGTGGGACACCTGTTGGGGTTGGACTTCCCGGCCTGGCAGCAGGGTCTCAGACACTTGGGCCAGATTCACCGCCGCTGCCAGGTCAAAGGCGAAGCCCAAGGCATCCTTGTGGTTGATGATTACGGTCACCATCCCACGGAGATTCGCTCCACCCTGACCGGTCTGGCCCAGGCCTTTCCCGAACGGCGGCTGGTGGTGGCCTTCCAACCCCACCGCTACAGCCGTACCCAGGCCTTGTTGCCGGAATTTTTTCCCGTCTTCCAACAGGCTGAGATGGTGTTCATCACCGAAATCTACGGCGCCGGAGAAAAGCGCCTTAACGGCATCTCCGGCCGCTCCGTCTTTGAAGGCATTTGCCGCACCGGTCACCCCGGGGTCCATTTTATTGAAGATAACGCTGAAAAGGCCGATTATATCTTCCAACACCTCAGCGCCGGGGATATGGTCCTGACGCTGGGGGCCGGGGATATTTGGAAGACCGGCGAAGAGCTGCTGGCCCGCTTGCAAAACCAGGCGGCAGGCTTGAAGATGGGTCTCACATGA
- a CDS encoding FtsQ-type POTRA domain-containing protein translates to MKKSTVRQTSRLVPQRPVRKKSLLPRGRSQNSYRRNRVKGQSRRTWLKGIAFVLAFLTLAGLSVGLLVGYHQLLTCSWFCIKDINQIEIEGAKRLSRGVVVQQARLAPGASLLAVRPGQMERSLTAHPWIAKAEVSRKWPHNLRILIQERDPVALVQIGEELLYVDHQGTLFKPLSPGDPHNFPVITGLGPEQFQHPEGAQPEVVTQAFQLLEVLKKNPPPLSLENISEVHVDLERGFTLYANGLGAPLDLGLIDHAEKLQKFAQLWPVLVQKGLLARVGHINLNYPRRALVTLKGMEDNQN, encoded by the coding sequence ATGAAGAAAAGCACCGTGCGGCAAACTTCTCGTCTCGTCCCCCAGCGCCCGGTGCGCAAAAAGAGCTTATTGCCCCGGGGGCGTTCCCAAAACAGTTATCGTCGTAACCGGGTCAAGGGGCAGTCCCGCCGCACCTGGCTCAAAGGGATAGCCTTCGTCTTGGCGTTTTTGACCCTGGCAGGTCTCTCGGTGGGTTTGCTGGTGGGCTACCATCAACTCTTGACCTGCTCCTGGTTTTGCATTAAAGATATCAACCAGATCGAGATTGAGGGCGCCAAGCGCTTAAGCCGCGGCGTGGTAGTGCAACAGGCTAGATTGGCGCCGGGCGCCAGTCTCTTAGCCGTTCGTCCGGGCCAGATGGAGCGCTCCTTGACGGCCCATCCCTGGATCGCCAAGGCGGAGGTCTCCCGGAAATGGCCCCACAACCTCCGAATCTTGATTCAGGAACGGGACCCGGTGGCCCTGGTCCAGATTGGCGAAGAATTACTCTATGTGGATCACCAGGGGACTCTCTTTAAACCCCTGTCTCCCGGAGATCCCCATAATTTTCCCGTCATTACGGGCTTGGGGCCGGAGCAGTTTCAGCATCCGGAGGGAGCCCAACCCGAGGTGGTTACTCAGGCCTTTCAGTTATTGGAAGTCCTGAAAAAAAACCCGCCTCCCCTCAGTCTGGAGAATATCTCCGAGGTGCACGTGGACCTGGAAAGGGGATTCACCCTCTACGCCAACGGTTTGGGCGCGCCCTTGGACCTCGGCCTTATCGATCATGCGGAAAAATTGCAAAAGTTTGCTCAGTTGTGGCCCGTTTTAGTGCAAAAAGGGTTATTGGCCAGGGTTGGGCATATCAACCTCAACTATCCCCGCCGGGCGCTGGTCACCTTGAAGGGGATGGAAGACAACCAAAATTAA
- the ftsA gene encoding cell division protein FtsA, which yields MPQDLIVGLDIGTTKICAVVGEVRDQQLDIVGLGSAPTAGGLRKGVVVNIENTVRAIRRAVEEAETMAGCEIRSVYAGVGGGQTKVINSQGIIAIKDREVTPADMDRVIETARTVAIPSDREVIHTLVQDFLIDGQDGIKDPVGIHGVRLECKVHIVTGAVTSLNNIIKCANRAGLEVNGIALQSLAAGEAVLTDEEKELGVALVDFGGGTTDLAIFVENALRHNFVLPVGGNNLTNDIAVGLPTSLNHAEELKKHYGACLNALTDPDELIEVAGLTGRETQSMPRSRLAEIIHMRVAEILNLLSKEIQRARFSNPLHSGAVLVGGTALVDGLAELASEAFNMHTRIGYPMGVSGLIDVIHDPSYATGVGLVLYGFRGQQKAQRIPDRWSGGGRGYKRSSGGGFMDKIKKWFREVV from the coding sequence GTGCCTCAAGACTTGATCGTCGGTTTGGACATCGGCACCACCAAGATTTGCGCTGTGGTGGGGGAAGTGCGGGACCAACAGTTGGATATCGTGGGGCTGGGGTCGGCGCCTACTGCAGGCGGCCTGCGCAAGGGGGTGGTGGTAAATATTGAAAATACCGTAAGGGCCATCCGCCGCGCCGTTGAAGAAGCCGAGACCATGGCCGGTTGCGAAATCCGCTCGGTTTATGCCGGGGTCGGCGGCGGCCAAACTAAGGTCATCAATAGCCAGGGCATCATAGCCATCAAGGATCGCGAAGTGACGCCCGCAGACATGGACCGGGTCATCGAGACCGCCCGCACCGTGGCTATTCCTTCGGATCGGGAGGTCATCCATACCCTGGTCCAGGACTTTTTGATAGACGGCCAAGACGGCATCAAAGACCCGGTGGGTATTCACGGCGTGCGCCTGGAATGCAAGGTCCACATCGTCACCGGGGCCGTGACTTCCCTCAATAATATTATCAAGTGCGCCAACCGGGCCGGCCTGGAAGTGAACGGCATCGCCCTCCAAAGCCTCGCCGCAGGAGAGGCGGTCCTCACCGACGAGGAGAAGGAACTGGGAGTAGCCCTCGTCGATTTCGGCGGCGGCACCACGGACCTGGCCATCTTTGTAGAAAACGCCCTCCGGCACAACTTTGTCCTCCCCGTGGGGGGCAACAATCTGACCAATGACATTGCCGTGGGATTGCCCACCTCCCTGAACCATGCCGAAGAATTGAAGAAACATTACGGCGCCTGCCTCAATGCCTTGACGGACCCGGATGAACTCATCGAGGTGGCGGGCCTCACCGGCCGGGAAACTCAATCCATGCCCCGCAGCCGTCTGGCAGAGATCATCCATATGCGCGTGGCGGAAATTTTGAATCTCTTAAGCAAAGAAATCCAGCGCGCCCGCTTTTCCAATCCCCTGCACTCCGGCGCGGTGCTGGTGGGGGGCACGGCCCTGGTGGATGGCCTGGCGGAGTTGGCCAGCGAAGCCTTTAACATGCACACTCGCATCGGGTATCCCATGGGGGTCAGCGGCCTGATTGACGTCATCCATGACCCGTCCTACGCCACCGGCGTGGGCTTAGTCCTCTACGGTTTCCGGGGCCAGCAGAAGGCCCAGCGTATCCCTGACCGCTGGTCCGGCGGCGGCCGCGGTTATAAGCGCTCATCAGGCGGCGGTTTCATGGATAAGATTAAAAAATGGTTTCGCGAGGTGGTATGA
- the ftsZ gene encoding cell division protein FtsZ yields MKIQLVPNELSAKIKVLGVGGAGGNAINDMISSQMVGVDFIAANTDAQALERSLAPVKIQLGSNVTRGLGAGGDPEVGKNAALEEAEHLKQVLQGADMVFIAAGMGGGTGTGGAPVVAELSRDLGALTVAVVSKPFEFEGKMKRRLADNGIDELRKVVDTIITIPNDRLFSLSSKNSRIKDVFGMANEVLGFAVRGISDLIMVPGFINVDFADVRTVMKERGMALMGTGIANGGNRASDAAHKAISSPLLEDISIRGARGILINITSAPDISMDELKEICGIVQEEAHEEAIIKWGLVWDESLVEEIRVTVIATGIGKRAEAERVAWSAGSGQPEDLEIPTILRTPEQPSNRPQDPRQPNAKKTLGVVAAKKFIVHPDLQYEENELDTPPFLRKAD; encoded by the coding sequence ATGAAAATCCAATTAGTCCCCAACGAATTATCGGCTAAAATCAAGGTGTTAGGTGTTGGCGGCGCCGGTGGCAACGCCATCAATGATATGATTTCCTCCCAGATGGTGGGAGTGGATTTTATCGCCGCCAATACGGACGCCCAGGCCCTGGAACGGAGTCTGGCTCCGGTTAAAATCCAGTTGGGTTCCAATGTGACCCGGGGGTTGGGGGCCGGCGGTGATCCCGAGGTGGGCAAGAACGCCGCCCTGGAGGAAGCCGAGCACCTTAAGCAGGTGCTCCAGGGAGCCGACATGGTCTTCATTGCCGCGGGCATGGGCGGCGGCACCGGGACCGGCGGCGCCCCTGTTGTGGCCGAACTCAGCCGGGACCTGGGGGCCTTGACTGTGGCTGTAGTGAGCAAGCCCTTCGAATTCGAAGGCAAGATGAAGCGGCGCCTCGCCGATAACGGCATCGATGAGCTGCGCAAGGTGGTGGACACCATCATCACCATCCCCAACGACCGCCTCTTTTCCTTAAGCTCCAAGAATTCCCGGATCAAGGACGTCTTTGGCATGGCCAATGAAGTCCTGGGCTTCGCCGTGCGGGGCATTTCCGACCTCATCATGGTACCCGGGTTTATCAACGTGGATTTTGCCGACGTGCGCACGGTTATGAAAGAACGGGGCATGGCCCTCATGGGCACCGGTATCGCCAACGGCGGCAACCGGGCCTCCGACGCCGCCCACAAGGCCATCTCCAGTCCCCTCCTGGAAGACATCTCCATCCGTGGCGCCCGGGGCATACTCATCAACATCACCTCCGCCCCCGACATTTCCATGGATGAATTGAAAGAGATTTGCGGCATCGTCCAGGAAGAGGCCCACGAAGAGGCCATCATCAAATGGGGCCTGGTCTGGGACGAGAGCCTGGTGGAGGAAATTCGGGTCACGGTCATCGCCACCGGCATCGGGAAAAGGGCTGAAGCCGAGCGGGTCGCCTGGTCGGCCGGGTCAGGCCAGCCGGAAGACCTGGAAATCCCCACAATTTTGCGGACTCCCGAGCAACCCTCCAACCGGCCTCAGGACCCGCGTCAACCTAACGCCAAGAAAACCCTGGGCGTGGTGGCCGCCAAGAAATTCATCGTCCACCCCGATCTCCAGTACGAGGAAAATGAACTGGACACCCCGCCGTTCCTGCGCAAGGCGGATTAG
- a CDS encoding radical SAM protein — protein MAGFIPAPTVTLLMSAKIKARLKQLLSQEKGAVVREWGARFPIALVYPQVYPVAMGNLGFQAIYHLLNAHPGFTCERAFLPTSEEFEEYRRSRTPILTLESQRPLKDFAVVAFSVSFEADYPYILQLLAGAGIPLNAADRGPEDPLVLAGGVATFLNPEPLSPFVDAFFLGEGEAGAVPFFEFLAAATPALNRAAMLKDLACTVPGAYVPSGYTPRYHADGTLAAVEALPGFPDRVVAPHLPELAPYPTHSHLLAPQSEWGEMFLVETGRGCSRGCRFCAAGYVYRPPRERPLEELWTQVSQAVLDRRKIGLVGAAVSDHPAIKDLCRKILDAGGTMGISSLRADSTDAELFALLARGGVRSVALAPEAASPRLRRVINKGLTADDLDRAVVALSESGIPQLRLYFMLGLPTETTDDVAEIPRLVKHLEHVVTKASQGKKRLGLITLSLSSFVPKAFTPFQWVPFMEVAELKKRLKLVAREFHGVKAVRVHTDLPKWAYVQALLARGDRRVADILLAAHEQGWNKAFRTSPINPDFFTLRERNQDELFPWDFIDHGLKKDYLWEEYQRALQGKETPPCRPAVCSRCGVCTGTGGEENRGEGG, from the coding sequence GTGGCGGGTTTTATACCCGCCCCTACGGTCACGCTTCTCATGTCCGCCAAGATCAAAGCCCGCTTAAAGCAACTCCTCTCCCAAGAAAAGGGCGCGGTGGTCCGCGAATGGGGCGCCCGCTTTCCGATCGCCCTGGTCTACCCCCAGGTCTATCCCGTGGCCATGGGGAACCTGGGCTTCCAGGCTATTTACCACCTCCTCAACGCCCACCCCGGGTTCACGTGCGAACGGGCCTTTCTACCCACCTCGGAGGAGTTCGAGGAGTACCGCCGCAGCCGCACCCCCATCCTCACCCTGGAGTCCCAGCGGCCCCTCAAAGATTTCGCGGTAGTGGCCTTCTCCGTCTCCTTTGAGGCCGATTATCCTTACATTCTCCAGCTTCTGGCCGGGGCCGGTATCCCCTTGAACGCTGCAGATCGAGGCCCCGAAGACCCTCTGGTCCTGGCCGGCGGGGTGGCCACCTTTCTCAACCCCGAACCCTTATCTCCCTTTGTGGACGCCTTCTTTCTGGGGGAAGGGGAAGCCGGCGCCGTGCCCTTCTTCGAGTTTCTGGCCGCGGCAACCCCGGCCCTTAACCGGGCCGCCATGCTTAAGGACCTGGCCTGCACCGTTCCCGGCGCCTATGTACCCTCCGGCTACACCCCCCGCTACCACGCCGACGGCACCCTGGCGGCCGTTGAGGCCTTGCCCGGCTTCCCGGACCGGGTGGTGGCTCCCCACCTGCCGGAGTTGGCCCCCTACCCCACCCACAGCCATCTCCTGGCCCCTCAGAGCGAGTGGGGCGAGATGTTCCTGGTGGAGACCGGCCGGGGCTGTTCCCGGGGCTGCCGCTTCTGCGCGGCCGGCTATGTCTATCGCCCGCCCCGGGAGCGCCCCTTAGAAGAATTGTGGACCCAGGTGTCTCAAGCCGTCCTGGACCGTCGCAAGATTGGCCTGGTGGGTGCCGCAGTGAGCGACCACCCCGCCATCAAGGACCTCTGCCGGAAGATTCTGGACGCGGGAGGCACCATGGGCATCAGTTCGCTCCGGGCCGACTCCACCGACGCCGAGCTCTTTGCCCTCCTGGCCCGGGGAGGGGTGCGCAGCGTCGCCCTGGCCCCAGAGGCCGCAAGCCCCCGCTTGCGCCGGGTTATCAACAAGGGCCTCACCGCAGATGACCTGGACCGGGCCGTGGTGGCCTTAAGCGAGTCCGGCATCCCCCAACTTCGTCTTTACTTCATGCTGGGCCTGCCCACCGAGACCACAGACGATGTAGCTGAAATCCCCCGCCTGGTGAAACATCTGGAACACGTGGTCACCAAAGCCAGCCAGGGCAAGAAACGCCTGGGCCTCATTACCTTGAGCCTGTCGTCCTTCGTGCCCAAAGCCTTCACCCCCTTTCAGTGGGTGCCGTTCATGGAGGTAGCGGAGCTTAAAAAGCGCCTGAAGCTGGTAGCCCGCGAGTTCCACGGCGTGAAAGCGGTTCGGGTGCACACGGACCTGCCCAAGTGGGCCTACGTTCAGGCCCTGCTGGCCCGGGGGGACCGCCGGGTAGCCGATATCCTCCTGGCGGCGCACGAGCAGGGCTGGAATAAGGCCTTCCGCACCAGCCCCATCAATCCGGACTTCTTCACCCTGCGGGAACGCAATCAAGATGAACTCTTCCCCTGGGACTTCATTGACCACGGCCTGAAGAAGGACTACCTTTGGGAAGAATACCAGCGGGCCCTGCAAGGCAAAGAAACGCCGCCGTGCCGCCCCGCGGTCTGCAGCCGCTGCGGCGTCTGCACCGGAACAGGCGGGGAAGAGAATCGTGGGGAAGGAGGCTAA
- a CDS encoding Flp family type IVb pilin: MLDQTKKFLKDEEGAAAIEYALLVGLIAVAIVAAVTALGTKVASTFSSITTSLGT; this comes from the coding sequence ATGTTGGATCAAACCAAGAAGTTCCTCAAGGATGAGGAAGGCGCCGCGGCCATCGAGTATGCTCTGTTGGTTGGCCTGATCGCGGTGGCCATTGTGGCGGCGGTGACCGCCCTGGGCACGAAGGTTGCCTCAACCTTCAGCTCAATTACGACCAGTTTGGGTACGTAA
- a CDS encoding isochorismatase family cysteine hydrolase: protein MGKAALIVADMLNDFLDPQGSLYLGPQAREIIPFISQKIDEFRSRGWLVIFVCDAHAKNDREFKYFPSHAVKGSWGSRIVPELTPAPGDFQVEKTRYSAFSHTNLDDILKQEGVEEVHVVGVMTSICVMETIKELFDREIPGVVYRLGVADSDPEAHAFALKQMQRVLGAKVV, encoded by the coding sequence ATGGGCAAGGCGGCGTTGATCGTAGCGGACATGCTCAATGATTTCCTGGACCCCCAGGGGTCGCTCTATCTGGGGCCCCAAGCGCGGGAGATCATCCCTTTTATATCTCAAAAAATCGACGAATTCCGGAGTCGAGGCTGGCTGGTGATTTTTGTCTGCGACGCTCACGCCAAAAATGACCGAGAATTTAAATACTTCCCGTCTCATGCGGTCAAAGGTAGTTGGGGGTCCCGGATCGTCCCGGAATTGACCCCTGCCCCTGGCGACTTCCAAGTGGAAAAGACGCGGTACAGCGCCTTTTCCCACACCAATCTGGACGATATTCTCAAGCAGGAAGGTGTGGAAGAGGTGCACGTAGTGGGGGTGATGACTTCCATCTGCGTCATGGAGACCATCAAGGAACTCTTTGACCGGGAAATACCCGGGGTGGTATATCGCTTAGGGGTAGCGGACTCGGACCCCGAGGCCCATGCCTTTGCCTTAAAACAGATGCAGCGGGTTTTAGGGGCCAAGGTAGTGTAA
- a CDS encoding DsrE/DsrF/DrsH-like family protein has translation MTATKEKAAFICSKDTLDGAYPSLILGINAARQGMEAKVFYTFMGINLARKGGIEKARFIPPGVMGAVPGMSKIATGMMKRKIDKAKIPSLPELMEMAQLEGVELIVCKMTIDMMELDENELIEGSVVWTAEDFIRYAKDCKICLFT, from the coding sequence ATGACTGCCACAAAAGAAAAAGCCGCCTTTATCTGCTCAAAGGATACCTTGGATGGCGCCTATCCGTCACTCATTTTGGGAATCAATGCCGCCCGGCAAGGCATGGAGGCAAAGGTGTTTTACACTTTTATGGGCATCAACCTGGCCCGTAAAGGGGGTATCGAAAAGGCCAGGTTCATCCCCCCCGGAGTGATGGGCGCGGTGCCGGGCATGTCGAAAATCGCTACCGGCATGATGAAGAGAAAGATCGACAAGGCCAAGATTCCCTCTCTGCCGGAACTGATGGAGATGGCTCAACTGGAGGGAGTGGAGTTGATTGTCTGCAAGATGACCATCGACATGATGGAATTGGATGAAAATGAACTGATTGAAGGTTCCGTTGTGTGGACGGCCGAGGACTTCATCAGGTACGCCAAAGACTGCAAGATTTGTTTGTTTACTTAA
- a CDS encoding metalloregulator ArsR/SmtB family transcription factor has product MNNEYMRERLERAARCLKVLAHPIRLMIIHLLGEGELSVQELEKAVGISQSSVSQHLSLLRDKEILESRRVAQQVFYRLRDPRLLQLTAITRELFCRME; this is encoded by the coding sequence ATGAATAACGAATATATGAGAGAACGCTTGGAAAGAGCGGCGCGGTGTCTCAAGGTGCTGGCACACCCCATCCGCCTGATGATCATCCATCTCCTGGGAGAAGGGGAGCTGTCGGTGCAGGAGTTGGAAAAGGCCGTGGGCATCAGTCAATCCAGCGTGTCGCAGCACCTTAGTTTGCTGAGGGACAAAGAAATCCTGGAGTCCCGCCGGGTGGCGCAGCAGGTCTTTTACCGCCTGCGGGATCCACGACTGCTGCAACTTACAGCCATTACCCGGGAGCTTTTTTGCAGGATGGAGTAA